The Roseofilum reptotaenium CS-1145 genome has a window encoding:
- a CDS encoding sugar transferase, whose amino-acid sequence MTAESQFISGKTARIYVKRGFRPQRFRARHQGLSISLNGAFFKRAFDILFSLAVLILFSPVYMVLTLLIILSSQGSVFYIQERVGKDYRLFKCIKFRTMIPNADRVLSEMMAASPQMREEFEQNFKLKHDPRITWIGKFLRVTSLDEFPQFWNVLKGDMSVVGPRPLVPEELHKYGKHIDKVLTIKPGITGLWQVSGRNDIPYPRRIQIDLYYVNFKNFWMDLWIVIKTIGVVIFPKGNGAY is encoded by the coding sequence ATGACTGCTGAGAGTCAATTCATCTCTGGCAAGACTGCTCGGATCTATGTCAAGCGCGGATTTCGTCCCCAACGATTCAGAGCTAGGCATCAAGGTCTATCCATCAGTCTCAACGGAGCGTTTTTCAAACGAGCCTTCGATATTTTATTCTCGCTGGCTGTTCTGATTCTGTTTTCCCCGGTTTACATGGTGTTGACCCTGTTGATTATACTGAGTTCTCAAGGCTCGGTTTTTTACATCCAGGAACGGGTAGGGAAAGACTACAGACTGTTCAAATGTATTAAATTTAGAACGATGATTCCCAATGCGGATCGAGTTCTCTCCGAGATGATGGCGGCTTCTCCCCAAATGCGCGAAGAGTTTGAGCAGAACTTTAAGTTAAAACACGATCCGCGTATAACCTGGATTGGTAAGTTTCTCAGAGTCACAAGCTTGGATGAATTTCCCCAATTCTGGAATGTATTGAAGGGAGATATGAGCGTGGTTGGCCCCCGTCCCCTGGTTCCCGAAGAACTGCACAAGTATGGTAAACATATTGACAAGGTGTTAACCATCAAGCCGGGAATTACAGGGCTGTGGCAGGTATCAGGACGCAATGATATTCCCTACCCTCGGAGAATTCAAATTGACCTGTATTATGTGAATTTCAAGAACTTTTGGATGGATCTCTGGATTGTGATTAAGACCATTGGAGTGGTCATTTTTCCCAAAGGAAATGGAGCTTACTAA
- a CDS encoding photosystem II reaction center protein T, protein MESTVYILVLALALGTIFFAIAFRDPPKIGK, encoded by the coding sequence ATGGAAAGCACCGTTTATATATTAGTTCTAGCATTAGCTTTGGGAACAATTTTCTTTGCGATCGCCTTCCGCGATCCCCCGAAAATTGGAAAATAA
- the nrdR gene encoding transcriptional regulator NrdR, translated as MRCPLCQHTDSRVLESRSAEAGQSVRRRRECLNCKGRFTTYERIEWVAITVLKRGGQREAFDRSKLLRGVVRSCEKTGLDLVTLEQLVDRIETDLQQGGKRDVTSSEIGEQVLHHLRPLSEVAYIRFASVYGKFQGIRDFMETLNHLQAHPIGGEDIPLCDREDEDRCSPPEAKIPTDTDQWVCPPSTVEAIGLRPS; from the coding sequence ATGAGATGTCCATTGTGCCAGCATACCGATAGTAGGGTTTTGGAATCACGTTCTGCCGAAGCCGGGCAGAGCGTGAGACGAAGGCGAGAATGTCTAAACTGTAAGGGACGCTTTACGACCTACGAACGGATTGAATGGGTTGCAATTACAGTCTTGAAACGGGGTGGACAACGGGAAGCGTTCGATCGCTCAAAACTGCTCAGGGGAGTCGTGCGATCGTGTGAAAAAACAGGACTTGATTTGGTGACTTTGGAGCAATTGGTTGACCGGATCGAAACAGATTTGCAACAAGGTGGTAAACGGGACGTTACCAGTAGCGAAATTGGCGAGCAGGTTTTACATCATTTACGCCCCCTGAGTGAGGTGGCTTACATTCGGTTTGCATCAGTTTATGGGAAGTTCCAAGGGATTCGGGATTTCATGGAGACCTTAAATCATCTCCAAGCTCATCCCATTGGAGGCGAAGATATCCCTTTATGCGATCGGGAAGATGAGGATCGATGCTCTCCCCCAGAGGCTAAGATCCCAACCGATACAGATCAATGGGTTTGTCCCCCATCAACAGTGGAAGCAATCGGGTTACGTCCGAGTTGA
- a CDS encoding PQQ-dependent sugar dehydrogenase — protein MPKAIEINAYTLVAAGWAIALLGVTGCTTQVQSEPPTAIPIEESAIEGSAPAQSQAETVSANPNPDFQSVTVVDNLEHPWGLTWLPDGSILITERSGQLRIVRDGLLDPTPIAGVPEVFAQNQGGLLDIAVHPGFAENRLVYFTYAHGTSSANRTRIARATFDGSSLSNWQVIFEVSQTKSRGQHFGSRLLWLPDGTLLASIGDGGNPPVELEGQFIRQQAQNLGSHLGKIIRINDDGSVPPDNPFVNNPNAAPEVWSYGHRNIQGLAFDAIANRVWVTEHGARGGDEVNWVEAGDNYGWPVATHSREYSGGLISPETSLPGMVDPKVIWTPSIAPSGLAVYGGTLFPEWQGNLFAGGLVSQDIRRIELDESGNVLNEESIAIGQRVRDVRQGPDGMLYVLTDASNGRLIRLEPVDRSLLQPAILSTITP, from the coding sequence ATGCCAAAAGCCATTGAAATAAATGCCTACACTCTCGTTGCCGCAGGATGGGCGATCGCCCTCTTAGGAGTAACTGGGTGTACGACGCAAGTTCAATCTGAACCTCCAACTGCAATCCCAATTGAGGAGTCCGCTATCGAGGGAAGCGCTCCTGCCCAGTCACAAGCTGAAACCGTATCTGCCAACCCTAACCCTGATTTTCAGAGCGTAACAGTAGTAGACAATCTAGAGCATCCATGGGGTCTGACTTGGCTGCCAGATGGTTCCATTCTGATTACCGAGCGATCGGGGCAACTGCGCATTGTCCGAGATGGACTCCTCGATCCAACACCGATTGCTGGAGTCCCTGAAGTTTTTGCACAGAACCAAGGCGGCTTGCTAGATATCGCAGTGCATCCAGGCTTTGCAGAAAACCGCCTGGTTTACTTCACCTATGCTCACGGAACCAGTTCAGCCAACCGAACTCGCATTGCTAGAGCCACCTTTGATGGCAGTTCCTTGAGCAATTGGCAGGTCATTTTTGAAGTATCCCAAACCAAATCTAGAGGACAACACTTCGGTTCCCGTCTATTATGGTTGCCCGACGGTACGCTGTTAGCGTCCATTGGCGATGGAGGTAATCCTCCTGTGGAACTTGAGGGGCAATTTATCCGCCAACAAGCCCAGAACCTTGGCAGTCATCTGGGCAAGATTATCCGCATCAATGATGATGGCTCTGTCCCACCTGACAACCCTTTTGTCAACAATCCGAATGCAGCACCAGAAGTTTGGAGCTACGGGCATCGTAACATCCAAGGATTGGCGTTCGATGCGATCGCCAATCGGGTTTGGGTGACCGAGCATGGCGCTCGTGGAGGAGATGAGGTGAATTGGGTGGAAGCGGGTGACAATTATGGTTGGCCGGTGGCAACCCACAGTCGGGAATATTCGGGCGGGCTGATTTCTCCAGAAACCTCCCTTCCAGGCATGGTCGATCCTAAAGTCATCTGGACTCCCTCCATTGCTCCGTCTGGGCTGGCGGTTTATGGGGGAACACTCTTCCCTGAGTGGCAAGGTAACCTGTTTGCCGGGGGTTTGGTGTCTCAAGATATTCGCCGTATCGAGCTAGACGAGTCGGGTAATGTGTTAAACGAAGAGTCGATCGCGATTGGTCAACGAGTACGTGATGTCCGACAAGGCCCAGATGGGATGTTATATGTGCTGACGGACGCATCAAACGGCCGGCTCATCCGCCTAGAGCCGGTTGACCGCTCGCTTTTGCAGCCAGCAATCCTATCAACTATTACCCCTTAA
- a CDS encoding DUF3179 domain-containing protein: MNRITKILLATGSIIAIAGGSLVVHAGGWDNFKLRYFHLTSHLNEQNQELNDIRKQGTKLEESSRITLSDLLNGGPPKDGIPSIDNPQFDTSQTTPFKGEETVIGVVINGEAKAYPFGIMNWHEIVNDTVGGKTITITYCPLCDTMVVFERHQTTFGVSGKLYQSCLVMYDRTDDTLYSQPWAMGIIGAKVDQHLDRLPAVKTTLAEWLREHPESQILSTNTGHIRDYQNYPYGSYYTDDNIIFPVRNQDRQSLPPKTIVSYIWESDDQTPRDRFSGESLHIAHQELEQIGEKMVTFNGREIRLVWDERMKTARFEEMDGQVIPSTTAFAFVYPAYFE, from the coding sequence ATGAATCGGATAACTAAGATTTTACTGGCTACGGGGAGTATAATCGCGATCGCTGGTGGCTCTCTCGTTGTTCATGCTGGAGGGTGGGATAACTTTAAGTTGCGTTATTTTCATCTCACCAGCCACCTCAACGAGCAAAACCAAGAACTGAACGACATTCGCAAACAAGGAACAAAACTAGAAGAATCCAGCCGCATTACGTTAAGCGATCTGCTCAACGGAGGACCGCCCAAAGACGGAATTCCCAGTATTGATAATCCACAGTTCGATACCTCCCAAACCACACCATTTAAGGGTGAAGAAACCGTTATTGGTGTGGTGATTAATGGAGAAGCTAAAGCCTATCCATTTGGGATTATGAACTGGCATGAAATTGTGAATGATACGGTGGGAGGAAAGACGATTACCATTACTTACTGTCCGTTGTGCGATACGATGGTTGTTTTTGAACGGCATCAAACTACCTTTGGAGTTTCTGGTAAACTGTATCAAAGCTGTTTGGTGATGTACGATCGCACAGACGATACCTTATATTCTCAGCCTTGGGCAATGGGAATTATTGGGGCAAAGGTTGACCAACATCTCGATCGCCTGCCGGCTGTCAAAACAACGTTAGCCGAATGGTTGAGAGAACATCCAGAGAGTCAAATTCTTTCCACGAATACCGGACATATTCGAGATTACCAAAATTATCCCTATGGCAGTTACTATACTGACGATAATATTATCTTCCCCGTCCGAAATCAGGATCGACAATCCCTACCTCCTAAAACTATTGTGAGCTACATTTGGGAATCGGATGACCAAACTCCCCGCGATCGCTTTTCAGGGGAGAGTTTACACATTGCTCACCAGGAACTCGAACAAATTGGCGAAAAAATGGTTACTTTTAATGGTCGAGAAATTCGCCTGGTTTGGGATGAACGGATGAAAACTGCACGCTTTGAAGAAATGGATGGTCAAGTAATTCCCAGTACCACCGCTTTTGCTTTTGTTTATCCGGCTTATTTTGAATGA